One Podarcis raffonei isolate rPodRaf1 chromosome 3, rPodRaf1.pri, whole genome shotgun sequence genomic region harbors:
- the WTAP gene encoding pre-mRNA-splicing regulator WTAP — MTNEEPLPKKVRLSDTDFKVLPREELILRWKQYEAYVQALEGKYTDLNSNDVTGLRESEEKLKQQQQESARRENILVMRLATKEQEMQECTNQIQYLKQVQQPSVAQLRSTMVDPAINLFFLKMKAELEQTKDKLEQAQNELSAWKFTPDSQTGKKLMAKCRMLIQENQELGRQLSQGRIAQLEAELALQKKYSEELKSSQDELNDFIIQLDEEVEGMQSTILVLQQQLKETRQQLVQYQQQQQSQTSAPGSSRTPTSETADQGEAMSKDCSRMANGPSNGSSSHQRTAGPGFYREGSGTEDDFPPSPSNGNKLSNHSEDRTGRGSGSYINQLSTGYESVDSPTGSENSLTHHSNDTDSNHDSQEEKTVSVKGNRTAGSRHVQNGLDSNVNVQGSVL; from the exons ATGACTAATGAAGAACCACTTCCGAAGAAG GTTCGCCTCAGTGATACAGACTTCAAGGTTCTACCTAGAGAGGAGTTGATCTTAAG GTGGAAGCAGTATGAAGCATATGTGCAAGCTCTGGAGGGCAAATATACAGACCTTAACT CTAATGATGTAACTGGATTGAGAGAGTCAGAAGAAAAGctgaagcagcaacagcaagaaTCTGCTCGAAGAGAAAATATCCTAGTGATGCGGCTGGCAACTAAGGAACAAGAGATGCAAGAGTGTACT AATCAGATCCAGTACCTCAAGCAAGTCCAGCAGCCAAGTGTTGCTCAACTGAGATCAACAATGGTGGACCCAGCCATCAACTTGTTTTTCCTAAAAATGAAAGCTGAACTGGAACAGACTAAAGACAAACTGGAACAAGCCCAAAATGAACTGAGTGCCTGGAAATTTACACCTGATAG CCAAACAGGCAAAAAGTTAATGGCGAAGTGTCGAATGCTTATCCAGGAGAATCAAGAGCTTGGAAGGCAGCTGTCCCAAGGACGTATTGCCCAACTTGAGGCAGAGTTGGCTTTACAGAAGAAATATAGTGAGGAGCTTAAAAGCAGTCAGGATG AACTGAATGATTTCATCATCCAACTTGATGAGGAAGTAGAAGGTATGCAGAGTACCATTCTAGTCCTACAGCAACAATTGAAGGAGACTCGCCAGCAGTTGGTTcagtatcagcagcagcagcagtcacaaACCTCAGCCCCAGGTAGCAGCCGGACTCCAACTTCAGAAACTGCAGACCAGGGAGAAGCCATGAGCAAAGACTGCAGTCGTATGGCAAATGGACCAAGCAATGGCAGCTCGTCTCATCAGAGGACAGCTGGGCCTGGTTTTTATAGAGAGGGCAGTGGAACAGAGGATGACTTTCCACCCTCACCAAGCAATGGTAATAAGCTTTCCAACCACTCTGAAGATAGAACTGGCAGAGGATCTGGTAGCTATATAAATCAACTCAGTACTGGGTACGAAAGTGTAGACTCTCCCACTGGTAGTGAGAATTCTCTAACTCACCATTCAAATGACACAGACTCCAATCACGATTCTCAAGAGGAGAAAACAGTCAGTGTGAAAGGTAACAGAACTGCGGGGTCTCGTCATGTTCAGAATGGTTTGGACTCAAATGTCAATGTACAGGGTTCAgttttgtaa